From the genome of Flavobacterium luteolum, one region includes:
- a CDS encoding T9SS type A sorting domain-containing protein, producing the protein MKIKLLLVLLLAHFSIYAQQYTLIPDVNFEQKLIELGYDDLIDGKVNTANIADVKKLQMQSSSITDLTGIQDFKNLEDLDIANNKITNLNVSNNKSLTWLQCQRNELTSLDISQNTKLVIFNCGDNKIASLDVTHNPELTYIYCHKNLLTTLDLTNNILLDDLYIAENKITNIDLTHNPLLVSLFLEKNNITNLNISNNLELIALNASDNQISKLDLSKHKKLMELFLTNCSLKELNLQNGKNTLIDTDFFNLKNNPNLTCIQVDNTSYANTNWSASKDASAIFKLDCNDSVSYTLIPDVNFEKKLIELGIDSGTPDGNILSSSIESVTELNLYYSNISDLTGIEGFKALTSLNVMSNKLSTVDLSKNLALNYLLISYNNLTTLDISNNIALDNLSVSNNKIQNIDVSNNLKLKYFSCSSNQLTTIDVSNNKELVLLNCQLNQLKSLDLSQNKKLSLLTCSENKTLTNIDLRNGNNRNMQIAPYVIDFTKNPLLTCILVDNPIYSNEKWASFKEKSASYSTVDCSQITAIPDPAFEDKLIYLQIDKDGKNGTVLNTSISNITVLNVENSNIKNLTGINGFSNLSTLNCSSNLLTALDLSQNKALTFINCGSNNLTSLNLKNGNNKNLDLNSSFTKNPDLTCITVDDEVYANQKWASIKDDAANYNLDCTVYTAIDSNFEKKLIELGIDNDGVNGKVSVENLEKITSLNLSNSNINDLKGIEKFTGLTYLDCSGNNINTIDVSKNLNLTKLDLNSNHLTSLDVTKNTKLLNLSFAYNEVSTINLANNKELLFLNTSKNLLTNLDLTSNTALSLIDCSRNNLTQLNVSNAPELTNLIIDRNKITALDLSLNTKLVDLYCSNNELTSLDLSYNILLKRLSASWNQLTTLDLSHNPLLERVYVEFNPLNSLNIQNGNNKNFVLPSVSGKMADDTIIYTSFLGNAKLNCIQVDDENYSNANWSNIKESTTTYSNTCKSLGIDKSEFSQVILYPNPTKGEITINNIALDKATVYNALGQFVKSFTLNNVNTYNTIDLSGLPRGVYYVYLINGDAASAKKVIVE; encoded by the coding sequence ATGAAAATAAAATTACTTTTAGTGCTTTTACTAGCACATTTTTCAATCTATGCCCAGCAATACACGTTAATTCCCGATGTTAATTTTGAGCAAAAACTAATCGAATTAGGTTATGACGACCTCATTGATGGAAAGGTAAACACGGCTAACATCGCAGATGTCAAAAAACTACAAATGCAATCGAGTTCAATAACAGACTTGACAGGAATTCAGGATTTTAAAAATTTAGAAGATTTAGATATCGCTAATAATAAGATTACCAATCTTAATGTCTCTAATAATAAATCTTTAACATGGCTACAATGTCAAAGAAACGAATTAACTTCTTTAGACATTTCACAAAATACTAAACTTGTAATTTTTAATTGTGGCGATAACAAGATAGCCAGTTTAGATGTTACTCATAATCCTGAACTAACTTATATTTATTGTCACAAAAACCTTCTAACAACATTAGATCTTACAAACAACATTCTTTTGGACGATCTCTATATTGCTGAAAATAAAATAACAAATATAGATCTAACACATAATCCTTTATTAGTTTCTTTGTTTTTAGAAAAGAACAATATCACCAATTTAAACATATCAAACAACCTCGAATTGATTGCATTAAATGCTTCTGATAATCAAATAAGCAAATTAGATCTTTCAAAACATAAAAAACTGATGGAACTCTTTTTAACTAACTGTAGTTTGAAAGAACTCAATTTACAAAACGGAAAAAACACTCTTATAGATACTGATTTTTTCAATTTAAAGAATAATCCAAATTTAACTTGTATACAAGTCGATAACACAAGCTACGCCAATACAAATTGGTCTGCCAGCAAAGATGCTTCAGCAATTTTTAAATTAGATTGCAATGATTCTGTTTCATATACCTTAATTCCTGATGTTAATTTTGAGAAAAAACTAATCGAATTAGGAATAGATTCTGGAACTCCCGATGGAAATATTTTGAGCTCATCTATTGAATCTGTTACAGAGTTAAATCTTTATTACAGCAACATTTCTGATTTAACCGGAATAGAAGGTTTTAAAGCTTTGACATCTTTAAATGTAATGTCTAACAAATTATCGACAGTAGACCTTTCAAAAAATTTAGCTTTAAACTATTTGCTAATTAGCTACAACAATCTAACAACCTTAGACATTTCAAATAATATTGCTCTAGATAACTTATCAGTATCCAACAATAAAATCCAAAACATTGATGTTTCAAACAATCTTAAATTAAAATATTTTTCTTGTTCATCAAATCAGCTAACAACTATAGATGTTTCAAATAATAAAGAACTGGTTTTACTTAATTGCCAATTAAACCAATTAAAAAGTTTAGATCTTTCTCAAAATAAAAAGCTGAGTCTTTTAACTTGTTCAGAAAACAAAACGCTTACAAATATAGACTTAAGAAATGGGAACAATAGAAATATGCAGATAGCGCCATATGTTATTGATTTTACGAAAAACCCATTGCTTACCTGTATTTTGGTTGATAACCCTATTTATTCTAATGAAAAGTGGGCAAGTTTTAAAGAAAAATCTGCATCGTACTCAACTGTTGACTGTTCTCAGATTACTGCAATACCAGATCCAGCTTTTGAAGACAAATTAATTTATTTACAAATCGATAAAGATGGTAAAAATGGTACTGTTTTAAACACCAGTATTTCAAACATTACGGTATTGAATGTAGAAAACAGTAACATCAAAAACTTAACTGGAATTAATGGCTTTTCAAACTTAAGCACTTTAAATTGTTCGTCAAATCTATTAACTGCTTTAGATCTGTCCCAAAATAAAGCGCTAACTTTTATAAATTGTGGTTCTAATAATTTAACGAGCTTAAATTTAAAGAATGGAAATAATAAAAATTTAGATCTGAATTCAAGTTTTACAAAAAATCCAGATTTAACTTGTATTACTGTTGATGATGAAGTTTACGCTAATCAAAAATGGGCTAGCATTAAAGATGATGCTGCAAACTACAATTTAGACTGTACTGTTTATACTGCAATTGATTCTAATTTTGAAAAAAAATTAATCGAATTAGGAATCGACAACGATGGGGTAAACGGAAAAGTTTCTGTGGAAAACTTAGAAAAAATTACTTCTTTAAATTTATCAAATAGCAATATTAACGATCTAAAAGGCATTGAAAAATTTACAGGATTAACCTATCTTGATTGCAGTGGCAATAATATTAATACAATAGATGTTAGTAAAAATTTAAATCTTACGAAATTAGATTTAAATTCAAATCATTTAACATCGCTGGACGTTACAAAAAACACTAAGCTTTTAAATTTATCCTTTGCTTACAATGAGGTTTCTACTATAAATTTAGCTAACAACAAAGAACTTTTGTTTTTAAACACTTCTAAAAATCTGCTTACCAATTTAGATTTAACCTCAAATACAGCACTCTCTCTTATTGACTGCAGCCGAAACAATTTAACACAATTAAATGTTTCAAATGCACCCGAACTAACTAATTTGATAATAGACCGTAATAAGATTACTGCATTAGATCTTTCTCTCAATACAAAACTTGTAGATCTATATTGTAGCAATAATGAATTAACCTCTTTAGATCTGAGCTATAATATTCTCTTAAAAAGATTAAGTGCATCTTGGAATCAACTCACAACTTTAGATTTATCTCACAATCCTTTACTTGAACGTGTTTATGTAGAATTCAATCCATTAAACTCATTAAATATTCAAAATGGAAACAATAAAAACTTTGTTCTTCCTTCAGTTAGTGGTAAAATGGCAGATGATACAATTATATATACTAGCTTTCTAGGAAATGCAAAACTAAATTGTATACAAGTTGATGACGAGAATTATTCAAATGCAAACTGGTCAAACATCAAAGAATCGACCACTACGTATTCTAATACTTGTAAAAGTCTAGGTATTGACAAATCTGAGTTTAGTCAAGTTATTTTATATCCAAACCCAACAAAAGGAGAAATAACGATTAATAATATTGCTCTAGACAAAGCAACAGTTTATAACGCGTTAGGACAATTTGTAAAATCTTTTACTTTAAATAATGTAAATACATATAATACGATCGACTTATCTGGCTTGCCTAGAGGAGTTTATTATGTGTATCTAATCAATGGAGATGCCGCTTCTGCTAAAAAAGTTATAGTAGAATAA
- a CDS encoding T9SS type A sorting domain-containing protein yields MKTKLLLLLLLASFSNYAQTNLVPNGNFETWSVSSKPDNWFQYFSGYISKSTVAQNGSSSINMMVASGTFNFINTDYFPVIAGKTYRVTLYHKLAKGTFSSIDFSLQHKPGTFKEEIIKKSDVTFSATEWRKIEFEYTPTVSENVEVDIWTYGSLNSEILVDNVSMVDINEQQYTKIPDPEFESYLSYIGADKDGINGKVATSNISSIKTLDVSFKTWNIKDLTGIEDFAALESLVFKGNAGKISTLNVSKNLKLKNLDVSSNLLTALDVSNNLELESLNFGSNKLTTIDVAKNTKLKTLKFESNQLTSISVSNNKELVDFNCYSNKITSLDLSQNPLLTDLNFAYNTITSLDLSKNTLLKNLSGQGSKLTELNISKNTLLELVRVYTNSLTTLDVTNQPNLKTLECYENKLTSLDLTKNTLLTSIACSRNELKELNLSNNKELVAVDILLNKITAIDVTQNAKLTRLAVHYNSLTKLDVTKNLLLEQLTIDNNQISEIDLSNNPKLQLFVSRNVPLKSLDLSKNTALTSLYFGESKIESLDLSKNTKLTYASITSNKLLYDLNLKNGNNAALDVSLLKNLSLTCILIDSKANADLKWGTKKDSWAKFSEDCRPYTSIPDSNFEDKLIALKIDIDGKNGQVLTSSIAQIKTLDVSGSNISDLTGIQDFGSLETLNCQDNQLLFLDLSKNVSLTSVNASNNKLVSLDLKNGKNTLLNKTTSSFLNNTSLKCIQVDDENYANTNWAALKDATANYNTLCNSFVAIPDSNFENKLIALGIDTDGKNGKVLTSSVSSISTLDVSGSSISNLAGIEGFVALKQLNISSNNLKTIDLTKNIAITALNAKSNQLLNLDLSKNTALTEVDCSSNNLFSLNLKNGNNSKMQNVTAGNFKSNPNLSCIQVDDKAFADSNWANAKEIATSYSTVCDANNFTMLPDANFETKLIALGIDKDGVNGAVLTSSISSVKELNLNESTNVQTTPIQDLTGIQDFKALEKLSVGYNYLTVLDLSKNTALTEVNCGGNRLRTIDISKNALLTKFDCGYNDVLAQIDFSKNPELTTVNCQGNRLTSLDFSKNPKFNYLYADSNKLTSVNLTANPNLNYLNCVNNSLESIDLSNNKYINYLFLANNRLKTLDISKVTSVIQFGCDNNLLTTLNLSANTNLSQFTCSKNQLIALDLSNNTNLWTLYCPENKLTTLNLSKNKKLAAVNCSSNNLVSLNIKNGNNAAFSQYYESDFYLNFTNNPNLTCIQVDDATVANTKMANKKDATASYNTNCGTALVLPSDNFSVETKGESCQGENNGEISITAKGSYTYVATIAGKAYSFANNSVKIANLAPGTYTVSVTIAEENFEQNFNFTIQKAATTTGRSDVSAKTVNVEITEGTAPFTVFVNGAEQFQTTDNNFTVSLDKAGLVEVATAKACEGVFAKKVTSYELGTMLSAYPNPTSGSIEIEIPSSKTEVVIDLYNFSGQLVSHGTYNIESGRALLNLEKLPSGIYAAKINLETPEYIKIIKN; encoded by the coding sequence ATGAAGACAAAACTACTCTTATTGCTGTTACTGGCAAGTTTTTCTAATTATGCGCAAACCAACTTAGTTCCGAATGGGAATTTCGAAACCTGGTCTGTATCTTCAAAACCCGATAACTGGTTTCAATATTTTAGCGGTTATATCTCTAAAAGTACTGTTGCTCAAAATGGTTCATCAAGTATTAACATGATGGTTGCCAGCGGAACATTTAACTTCATTAACACGGACTATTTTCCGGTAATTGCTGGTAAAACGTATAGAGTTACATTATATCACAAACTTGCAAAAGGAACGTTTTCTTCTATAGATTTTAGTTTGCAACATAAACCTGGTACTTTTAAGGAGGAAATAATTAAAAAATCGGATGTTACTTTTTCTGCTACTGAGTGGAGAAAAATAGAATTTGAATATACTCCAACTGTTTCTGAAAATGTCGAAGTTGATATTTGGACTTATGGAAGTCTCAACTCTGAAATTTTGGTTGATAATGTTTCTATGGTTGATATTAATGAGCAACAATATACTAAAATTCCTGATCCAGAGTTTGAAAGCTATTTGAGTTATATTGGAGCTGACAAAGATGGAATAAACGGAAAAGTAGCTACAAGCAACATTTCATCAATAAAAACTTTGGATGTTTCATTCAAAACATGGAACATCAAAGATTTAACTGGAATTGAAGATTTTGCCGCTCTTGAAAGTTTGGTTTTTAAAGGAAATGCCGGTAAAATTTCTACTTTGAATGTTTCTAAAAACTTAAAGCTTAAAAATTTAGATGTTAGTTCAAATCTATTAACAGCTTTAGATGTTTCTAATAATCTTGAGTTGGAGAGTTTAAATTTTGGAAGCAATAAGTTAACAACAATAGATGTTGCTAAAAACACTAAACTAAAAACATTAAAATTTGAATCTAATCAGCTAACCTCAATTTCTGTTTCAAATAACAAAGAGCTTGTTGATTTTAATTGTTACAGCAATAAAATTACTAGTTTAGATTTATCTCAAAACCCTCTTCTTACAGATTTAAACTTCGCATACAACACAATTACATCACTAGATTTATCTAAAAATACGCTTTTAAAGAATTTAAGCGGTCAAGGTTCTAAACTGACAGAATTAAATATTTCTAAAAATACTTTATTAGAACTTGTTAGAGTATACACTAATAGTTTAACAACTTTAGACGTTACCAATCAGCCAAATTTAAAGACGCTTGAATGTTATGAAAATAAATTAACTAGTTTAGATTTAACAAAAAACACTTTACTAACCAGCATAGCTTGTTCTAGAAATGAATTAAAAGAACTAAATCTTTCCAACAATAAAGAACTTGTTGCTGTAGATATTCTTTTGAATAAAATCACTGCTATAGATGTAACGCAAAATGCAAAATTAACCAGATTGGCTGTTCATTATAATAGTCTAACCAAACTGGATGTAACTAAAAATTTATTGCTTGAGCAGTTAACGATTGATAATAATCAAATATCAGAAATAGATCTTAGCAATAACCCAAAGCTTCAATTGTTTGTTTCTAGAAATGTTCCGCTAAAGAGCCTTGATCTTTCTAAAAATACTGCCTTAACTTCTTTGTACTTTGGAGAAAGTAAGATTGAGAGCTTAGATTTATCTAAAAATACAAAATTGACATACGCGAGCATTACGTCTAACAAGCTGCTTTATGATCTTAATCTTAAAAATGGCAACAATGCAGCTTTGGATGTTTCCTTATTAAAAAATCTAAGTCTAACTTGTATTTTAATTGACAGCAAAGCTAATGCTGATCTAAAATGGGGCACAAAAAAAGACAGTTGGGCCAAATTCTCTGAAGACTGCAGACCATACACCTCTATTCCTGATTCAAATTTTGAAGATAAGTTAATTGCCTTAAAAATTGATATTGATGGTAAAAATGGACAGGTTTTAACTTCAAGTATTGCTCAAATAAAAACTCTTGATGTTTCTGGAAGCAATATTTCTGACCTAACCGGAATTCAGGATTTTGGCAGTTTAGAAACATTAAATTGCCAAGACAACCAATTATTATTCTTAGACTTATCTAAAAACGTTTCTTTAACTTCTGTAAATGCTTCAAACAATAAGCTCGTAAGTTTAGATTTGAAAAACGGCAAAAATACATTGCTTAACAAAACGACTTCTTCATTTTTAAACAATACTTCTTTAAAGTGTATTCAAGTAGATGATGAAAATTATGCCAACACAAACTGGGCTGCTTTAAAAGATGCTACAGCAAACTATAATACGCTTTGTAACTCTTTTGTTGCAATTCCAGATTCTAATTTCGAAAATAAGTTAATTGCATTAGGAATTGATACTGATGGAAAAAACGGAAAAGTATTAACTTCTAGCGTTTCTTCAATTTCAACTTTAGACGTATCTGGAAGTTCAATCTCAAATCTTGCCGGAATTGAAGGATTTGTTGCTTTAAAACAGTTGAATATTTCTTCTAATAATTTAAAAACGATCGATCTAACAAAAAATATTGCAATTACAGCATTAAATGCTAAATCAAATCAATTATTAAATTTAGATCTTTCAAAAAATACGGCATTAACAGAAGTGGATTGTTCTTCAAATAATTTATTCAGCTTAAACCTGAAGAATGGAAACAATTCAAAAATGCAAAATGTTACTGCTGGAAACTTTAAAAGCAATCCTAATCTATCTTGTATTCAGGTTGACGACAAAGCTTTTGCTGACTCTAATTGGGCAAATGCAAAAGAGATTGCCACTTCTTACTCAACAGTTTGTGATGCAAATAATTTTACAATGTTACCTGATGCTAATTTTGAAACTAAATTAATTGCACTTGGGATAGATAAAGATGGTGTTAACGGAGCTGTTTTAACATCTAGTATTTCTTCTGTAAAAGAATTAAATCTTAATGAGTCTACAAATGTACAAACTACTCCAATACAAGATTTAACAGGAATACAAGACTTTAAAGCACTTGAAAAACTATCTGTTGGATATAATTATTTAACGGTATTAGATCTTTCTAAAAATACCGCTTTGACAGAGGTAAATTGTGGAGGAAACCGTCTGCGTACAATTGATATTTCTAAAAATGCTTTATTAACAAAATTTGATTGCGGATACAATGATGTATTGGCTCAAATCGATTTTTCTAAAAATCCCGAACTTACAACTGTCAACTGTCAAGGCAACAGATTGACTTCTTTAGATTTTTCTAAAAACCCAAAATTTAATTATTTATATGCTGATAGCAATAAACTTACCAGTGTAAATCTAACAGCAAATCCAAATTTAAATTATCTAAATTGTGTCAACAATTCATTGGAAAGCATAGATTTGTCAAACAACAAGTATATCAATTATCTTTTCCTTGCTAATAACCGATTAAAGACTTTAGATATTTCTAAAGTGACTTCTGTAATACAGTTTGGATGCGACAACAATCTATTGACAACTCTAAATCTGTCTGCAAACACAAACTTATCACAGTTTACATGTAGTAAAAATCAACTAATTGCTTTAGATTTATCTAATAACACCAATTTATGGACATTATATTGCCCTGAGAATAAATTGACGACTTTAAATCTTTCAAAAAACAAAAAACTTGCAGCGGTAAATTGTAGTTCAAATAATTTAGTTTCCTTAAATATTAAGAATGGTAATAATGCGGCTTTCAGCCAATACTATGAAAGTGATTTTTATCTAAATTTTACGAACAATCCAAATTTAACTTGTATTCAGGTTGACGATGCAACTGTTGCTAATACAAAAATGGCAAACAAAAAAGATGCAACAGCTTCTTATAATACTAATTGTGGGACTGCTCTTGTATTACCAAGTGACAACTTTAGTGTTGAAACAAAAGGAGAATCTTGCCAAGGTGAAAATAATGGAGAAATTAGCATTACTGCAAAAGGATCTTATACCTATGTAGCAACTATAGCTGGAAAAGCATATTCATTTGCCAACAACAGCGTGAAAATAGCAAATTTAGCTCCTGGCACTTATACCGTTTCTGTTACCATTGCTGAAGAAAACTTTGAACAAAATTTCAATTTTACTATTCAAAAAGCTGCAACTACAACAGGAAGATCTGATGTAAGCGCTAAAACAGTAAATGTTGAAATTACCGAAGGAACGGCTCCTTTCACCGTATTTGTTAATGGTGCAGAACAATTCCAGACAACAGACAACAACTTTACAGTTTCTCTAGATAAAGCCGGATTAGTTGAAGTAGCAACCGCAAAAGCTTGTGAAGGTGTTTTTGCCAAAAAAGTTACTTCTTATGAATTAGGAACAATGCTTTCTGCTTATCCAAACCCTACTTCTGGCAGTATCGAAATCGAAATTCCTAGCTCAAAAACTGAAGTTGTTATTGATTTATACAATTTTAGCGGTCAGTTGGTTTCTCACGGAACTTATAATATTGAAAGTGGAAGAGCACTTTTAAATCTTGAAAAATTGCCATCAGGAATTTATGCTGCTAAAATCAATTTAGAAACTCCAGAATACATTAAAATCATAAAAAATTAA
- a CDS encoding S8 family peptidase, producing MSHIKPLKLSAFALLVLAGCSATVQAQVSTSKEFITAPATVVKKAPVSENELKRWSHLDLIKDSIPGMSVDRAYAELLQGKKGQKVIVGIVDSGVDIEHEDLQGMIWTNKKEIPGNGIDDDKNGFIDDVHGWNFLGDAVHENLELTRIVKKADDGSAEYKAALAEYTKKYEEALQDKQQADFLLDVHNTIKKELNKSDYKLEDLSAVTSTDPKVARSKAIMTQIFTNAGPTFNPESELTEYSEQVEDQLKYNLNKEYDGRKIVGDNPEDIKNSHYGNNVVFGPDKEKALHGTHVAGIIAQVRGNNLGGDGVANNVEILTVRAVPDGDEYDKDIALAIRYAVDNGAKVINGSFGKSFSPHKQWVYDAIAYAAKKDVLIVHAAGNDGYNIDETKNINYPNDSKDNVKEFADNLITIGAINKSYGENVVASFSNFGKINVDVFAPGEEIYATVPNNKYKYLQGTSMASPNAAGVAALIRSYYPKLKAAQVKKILMDSGVALPSMVVLGKGENPGEKPAAVSSAESSKTAKMVNAYNALLMAEKMSKK from the coding sequence ATGAGTCATATAAAACCTCTTAAATTATCTGCTTTTGCATTGCTTGTTTTAGCAGGTTGCAGCGCCACAGTTCAAGCGCAGGTTTCCACTTCAAAAGAGTTTATTACAGCGCCTGCGACAGTTGTAAAAAAAGCGCCTGTTAGTGAAAATGAATTAAAAAGATGGAGCCATCTTGATTTAATAAAAGACTCAATTCCAGGAATGAGTGTTGATAGAGCTTATGCTGAATTACTGCAAGGTAAAAAAGGGCAGAAAGTAATTGTAGGAATTGTAGATTCTGGTGTCGATATCGAGCACGAAGACCTACAGGGAATGATCTGGACAAATAAAAAAGAAATTCCAGGAAACGGAATCGACGATGACAAAAACGGATTTATCGACGATGTTCACGGATGGAATTTCCTTGGAGATGCTGTTCACGAAAATCTAGAATTGACACGTATCGTTAAAAAAGCCGATGATGGTTCTGCAGAATACAAAGCAGCTCTGGCAGAATATACTAAAAAGTATGAAGAGGCTCTTCAAGATAAACAGCAAGCAGATTTTTTACTTGATGTTCATAACACAATTAAAAAAGAACTTAATAAATCAGACTATAAACTCGAAGATTTAAGCGCAGTTACTTCAACAGATCCAAAAGTGGCAAGAAGTAAAGCAATTATGACTCAGATTTTTACCAATGCCGGACCAACTTTTAATCCAGAATCTGAATTGACAGAGTATAGTGAACAAGTTGAAGATCAGTTAAAATACAATTTAAACAAAGAATACGACGGAAGAAAAATCGTAGGAGATAATCCAGAAGATATTAAAAACAGCCATTATGGTAATAATGTTGTTTTTGGTCCAGACAAAGAAAAAGCACTTCACGGGACTCACGTTGCGGGAATTATTGCCCAAGTTAGAGGAAATAATTTAGGAGGAGACGGTGTAGCAAATAACGTTGAAATTTTGACAGTTAGAGCTGTTCCAGATGGAGATGAGTACGATAAAGATATTGCTTTGGCAATTCGTTATGCGGTAGACAATGGAGCAAAAGTAATCAATGGAAGTTTTGGAAAAAGCTTTTCTCCACATAAACAATGGGTTTATGATGCTATTGCCTATGCAGCTAAAAAAGACGTTTTAATTGTTCATGCGGCTGGTAACGATGGTTACAATATCGATGAAACAAAAAACATCAATTATCCAAACGATTCTAAAGACAACGTAAAAGAATTTGCAGATAATTTAATTACAATTGGAGCTATTAATAAATCATACGGAGAAAATGTTGTGGCTTCATTTTCAAACTTTGGGAAAATAAACGTAGACGTTTTTGCCCCAGGTGAAGAAATTTATGCAACGGTTCCAAACAATAAATACAAGTATTTGCAAGGAACATCAATGGCATCTCCAAATGCAGCTGGTGTTGCAGCTTTAATTCGTTCGTACTATCCAAAATTAAAGGCAGCTCAAGTTAAAAAGATTTTGATGGACTCTGGAGTAGCGCTTCCTTCAATGGTTGTTTTAGGAAAAGGTGAAAATCCTGGAGAAAAACCAGCAGCTGTTTCTTCTGCAGAATCATCAAAAACAGCTAAGATGGTAAATGCTTACAACGCTTTATTAATGGCAGAAAAAATGTCTAAAAAATAA